AACCCCGCATTGCTATtgaggtgtggttcatattccACATCGACATAAAGGCATATGAGTCCCACTCCATGCTAAGTTAACTGGGATCCTAGAAAGCTGTCCCGACGGGGATCTCAAGGGGGCAGTGCCTCTTGGACATCGGGGTATTTTTACGATTTGAtcctatattttttcattgatagttTGAAGTTAGGACCATGAATAACTATTActatatgtacttttttttgtttgtaatcgagtgatgtaacgagaggtgtgAGAtgttaattataatggaatcatcaactggacgtagccctagtttaCGGGCGAACCATGATAAATCTCGTATCTCGAGTTCTCTTTCTCGATTTACACTTTACTTCGTTTGTGCGTCGAATCCTAACAATTGCTACACGACAACGCCCACTTGTATGGAAATCGCGTTGTTTaccagatttttcttttaagatATTCACCAAATGCCAAGACATATTGAGAGTGCGCCACGAATGAACCACTAATCAACCATTAGCAACTTTCCTTTAATTTATCTAGGGTCGAGTTTCGGTCGAGACATATTCTAACAAAGCCCATGAGTGATGTCTTATTTTATTCCTATCTAGTAAGAGCTTTTTGCTAGCTAGGCCTCGTTTTGGAAAACGAAGGCATGCATCGCAAAGCTATCATATGACCCGATTGGGACTTTGTAGGATAGGCTAAACCTCTCGTTGTTGCTCGAAAAGACCCTCCACTTCAATCGGTACTGCATGAGTGCTTAGGAACTAAGCATCTTTTTTCTCCATTTGGCCCCATCTTGGCGGATATATTTCACCTAACGCCACCGGCTCATGTCACTTTCTTTTAATCATGTGAGAAGAAGGGAAGAGTGTATGCAAAGTGACTATGAAATGGATGTAATGACTAACTGAGTGATACTGACGGTCGATAGATTACCCAAGGACATTGAATAAATGAACTATATTCAACCAAACTCGACTTTACTATCTCTACACGCGGCCGAAACATGGCCGTTTTCGGTGTCATCCAATCCACCAATCGAATCTTATCTGGACACAACTTGTCAATGCCCACAAAAGTTTTTAAAACTACCCGGATCAGAAGTCTTCTCAGCTTCTGAGCATATAATTGAAGAGGAGGTCTGTATAAGACATGAATGAACTGGAGTTGGTGGATCTTGCTTTCTCTTTGTTGTCGCATGAACTGCAAGCCACATGCGTGCTTATTGAACAAATAATGGAGGGATCAGAGATTGTCTACTGCTGAGGACGTGCATTACAGAGCATACTTTTAGCTTTCATTATTCTCTCTTCTTGGCCCATTCGCAGGGTATACTTAAAACTTAGTTGGACATGTCAGTGCTCATATGGTCCTTGTGCATGCATATAATGGAGATCGTGTCCTAACAAAACACGGCCCAGTCGCCAAAAAATGCTGATTAAGTTGTTAAGCGCTTGATTTGGATGCAACAGATTGTATACGTGCACCACAATGGCCTCTTGCTAATATCCCATATCATCAAAAcgatggtatttttttatgaactaATCAAGATTGATGTTCGACGTTAGTTGTTTGTTAAGACATTCACtatacaaataataaaaaaaaaaacgacattcactatatttaggtagtcataatgtatTATTAGAGagcgcttatgacttgtgggccaaaaagaGTTTTGAACACACTTGTAATGTTTAGTGAACATACATGGTTCAAAGGAATTGAGTTTATATTTTTCTGCGTTGATCTACTTAAGagtgattttaatttattcttctATTCTAAATATTATCGGTgctgttatgagataacgacgAAATGTGATTGAAGATAGATGGTTGGGGGGCCCCCACTTCTTTATTACGGTAAAGTATTTAGACGTGGAAAAACCTAGAGACATGGAATGAAATACGGAATCGTTTCTATTCTTAGATCTTTGAGGGTCTCAAGATCAAAGATTATAGCAGAGAAACTCCAATTATGTAAGAGACTTAGATCGTTAGAGACTTATTCGTATTGTGTGCAACCTTACCAACCAATCGTAATTCTCTTTCGCAAAATTGAACTCCTATTGTTTTTCGCGGATCTGTTGggtttatttgaatttttttaaacccaTCAGGTATATGATCTTCTTTCGTGCCATATTATTAAGCGTGCTTGGGGTCAAGCCACGGGGCCATTTTTCCTAATCGAAAGGGCAATATTTCGCTCCTTCACTGGTCGAACGAAATTTCCTCCGATCGTGCTTTCAGAGCGGTGAATTACAAGTTACGGACGTCACCCACGTTAAAAAATGAGATTTGTAAAAGATTCATACATTCGTTTTACATCAACATTGCTTCCGTCGTTCCAGGAAAACCAATTCTTTCTTCTGTCAAGTTTGATGAGAATCTGTTCAAGAAGGGCCACCAACCAAAGCTCTTCAGCTTTGACAGAGGCATTACTTTGGGCCTGTGGAAACCCAGTCAAAACTCTCAACACAGAGCAAAGTGGGCCTTGAACAAGCCCTATTTCAAAGAGCACTTTGAACCTTAAACTTAggcaggaattttttttttttttccaaccaaGTTGTTGAACAAATAAGTTGCAAACATtatgatgaattaattaatgTTTAGGTGATTGTTGATGAACTGTTTTTTTGATTttgtataaaataaaatattattttcaggACAGTTTGTCTATTTTaagtgcaataaaaaaaaacataacggTTCTGAAAAATTctcttttgaaattgaatttaatCAAATAAGGAGAGATATCCTTCAAGAACATACACTTATATCGCGCGCGCCACGCGTGCGTGCAAAGTTGAATAAACATGGCAAACAGGGTTTATTTCATTCATTGTGATCTTGCATTCAAGCTTGTTGGTTAAAAAATACTAcgaaaaaattaatcaaaaagtcTTATAAGAGCAAAAATGCAGAGCATTGAATAGATAGAGAAAGCCTGCTCAAGTCGATCTTAGCAGTTCGGACCGCACCTCCGAATCCGCTTTGCCGCTTTTCCCAAATCGATTAAATCCAATTCATTTGATTACAGAAGGTTTGGTTGATCGCAGCGGTCGCTCTTTTATGTATATACTCTTAAGTCACCTTGGCTTTCACCTCACACAGGTGTAAATGAGGAAACGTTATAGGAGTCTCAATTTTCCACCAAACAAACCCACAATTTCTCCTAGTACTTAGCTCTTTGTTGTTTCGTGATTGTAGAAACTCCACTTCTTTGGTACTCAGAAGCAGACATCAGAAGATTTAGTGGCATTGTCTCTTCCTCATTGTTTCTCATGCTATAACCAACAACAAAGCGGCAACAATTGCATCCAGAAGAACATTGAAAGAGAAGCAAGAAGCGGAGGCGGGATTCTGAAAGAGAACAAAGACTACATGCAACTCCAATTACATCCCCCCAATGATAGGTTTACAATGAGCACAGGTCTGACAGAAAGATGACGACGCAAAGCTCATCTTTTATTCCTAATTTTCTCATCGAGCTCTCCCTGATGAGCTGTCATGAACCCTGAACCTGAACTAGTACAACAACATTGTGATATGGCGAAATGCGGGATCCACTCCACTCCCATATGACTCACAATCTCGACGTCCGAAGTGCGCCATCTAATCGTGCCTCTACTTCCGCCTTCTTATGATCTATAAGTCATAACTCCACTTCAATGGCATGAACTCTCTGCGCCTCCTCAGGCAAATGGTCCAAGTCAAGATTCAACAAACCGGATGCCGCGTCGTATTCGAACTCGACCTCGTTCGTGCCCAATTTGCAACTCTTTGGTCTCGTGGACGAGTATGCGCCGAACTTGCCGCATCCCTTGACCTCCATATGAACAATCCCCACCAATTCATTGCTGCGATTCTCCACTCTTTGCTCGCCCATGACATTCCCTTCTCCTGCATACTCGGTCTCAAGCTCTGACAACTCGGCGCCGCCCTTGACCTCGTATCTCAGCCCTTCAATTGCTCCGCCAGCGTTGAACATGTTGATGAGCCCCAGCGGAGCAAAGCTGAATCCAGGTGCCAAGACCTTGATTGGCGTGATGGTTAACATGTCGTGCTCAAGGACTTTGAGCGACACGGGCATTGCGGTATTGTAAGGTAGGACGACGAGGTCTCCGCTCTTGTGGCAGTACATGGCGCAGTCGCCGGACCAGGTGGGGTCTGTGGCAGCTTCGCTGATGAGGTGGACATCACGGCCACGGATGTATCCGGTGATGGCCTCGGTCTTGGTTTGGTGGAAAGTGTTCTTTCTCTCCATCATGTTCCAGGCTGCTCCTTGGCAGTTGTAGACGCCAAGGACACCAGTGTACTTGTTCATGTTCCATATCTTCAACAAGCTGAATGAAAGTAGAAGACTTGGTCAGTGAATGCAATTGGGAGATTGACAGACATTATTAACACCACGGAATATGTTATGCGATGGATTAGCTCTATTGTCCAAGACTTGTTTCAAATGACTGGGCCAGGCTGACATCACAAAGACAAGATACATTGTAAGAACTCAATTATCTGGAAACTAAGATGAAACGGTCATGAAAAGTCCACTTTAGATTGATTCAGGACAGAGCTTCAGCTTTACTGATGGGATTTTCTTgtgattgaactcaaatcctaaCATAAGTTATGGGTCGAGTCCAGACATTTTCATCTTCTAGCTATTAAGTTGCAGACGTTCAGAGATGCACATATACCTCAACTTCAATCTAGGTGTCCCCAAAACTGTCATAAACTCCTTGATCTTAAATCGTGTATTTTCCATGAGAATTAAGTGAATTCGAATACCACAATGGACAGTTGAAAACAGAGCAAGTGAAATCTATATACCTAACGCCATCCCGGGCCGGGTCAGAGAACAAGCAATCACGGGTGGGTCGACCAGGCAAGCGGGCTCGGAGCACCGACCCGTCAGGCAGAACAAGCTTCTTAAGGAGCTCGAAATTGTGCTTCCCAGGTGCATCACTGCACAAAACGAAACATTCAGATTGGTATTAGCAAACGAGGATTGAGACTGATGTACTCTCAGTATAATTGACTAATAAGAATGAGCTTCACCAGGGCATCACTCGATATAACGTTAGATACTGAAAAAACCCCAAAGGGGAGGGTCGTGATTCCTTGCCTGACATAGATGGGACCGCCGCTGATTGCCCTGGCTGAAGCATGGTACTCGGCAGCAGGATGGACAGAGTGGAACATGTCCCAATCAGTTTGCATGAAATCTCCCAGGAAGACGCTGTTGTAGGCAACCGCCGCTATGTGGATGGTGTGCGAGACAGGATCTCTCGGGTAGAAGTCATCCGACGCGCGCACAATAGCGGTTTGTTTCGAGCTGTTCGTTGTTACATCAAACGGACAAAGTAATTTAGTCAGACTATATAAGCAACGCAAGACATCATCAAACTCAGATCTCAGGTCTATGTATTGAAGAAAAAACACCAAAACTACCTGAACCAAGAGACTACACTTACCAGTACAGCGCATCGGTGTTGTGGCTCATGCACGCAATGCAACCATTATCCGGGAAGTTCCTGGCCACCGACGCATCGAGCGCCTGGTGGTACTGCCGTGTCAACTCAACCCGACCGCCCAACCCAGCTCCAAGAGTCTCGAGTATACACTGCACATCCACCTTAACCCCATCTATGCCCGCACTCGCCAAGTAACTGTGCAACTCATTGTAGAATTTGTACACGTTCTTTGGGTTCACAAGCCCCAACCCCTGGAGCGCAATCGCGTCATGCTTCCATGTCGGCTCATTTTCGATCACCCCTTTCGACAAGGAGGGGTACTTCATCAAGGACCCGTATTCCTCCATCTCCTTCACTCCCGGTCGTACCCCACCCCAATATCCTGTGATCGCGTGCCACACATACACATACTTAAGCCCGTGCTTGTTCTTTGCTGTGTTGACGATATTCTTGATTCCCACCGCTGGGTCGTCCTTCTTCTGGAACTTGGCATTCTCCTTAATCCCAGTCAATCTGAAAATTCGACATCAGATAAGAATCATATGTCCATTTTCGATTGAAATAAGACGGCGTTAGAACTTTAAATCATTCCAAACACGCACCTGAGCAACTGTTGCTTCTTCTCGCCCTCAGAGCTCTCCTCGGCCACGGGATCGGTTCCAACGGACTGCCACCCGTCGTCGATGATCACGAACTTGGGCGGGGTCCCGCCAGCTGCAAGAGACGCGAGGCCGGCTTCGACGCCCTCTTGAGTCACATCCTGGTAGAACGCATCCCAGGTGCACCATCCGAAATAGTCGACGATCCCGGGCAGCTTCTTCTCGTGCCGCTGACGGAAAGTCTTCAGATGCAATTTAACGGCCCTGATTGCTTCGAAGATGGTGGCGAACGGGTCCGTGCCGGAGTGGATGAACACCGAGTGGTTAAAGGACGAGGCTTTGGTCTCAACATCGCCGCTCTCGAGACATAGCTGGAGCTCGTCACGCTCATTCCCCTGCAGGTAGAGTTAGAGCCTTCAGCTTTCCGCACGAATTCACGCACTTTGCCCGGTTATGAAACCAGGTATCAAGACCAATTAGATATTCATAACTATAGTTGAGACGAGCTCAAAAAAAGATAACCTTGTCAGCAAATTCAACACAGTCCTACCTGCAGGCACGCCCTGAACGGTCCCTCGATCAGCGGGAGGAAGACGGTGTACACGATCTGGTTCTCCTCGTTCCCCTCGTCCGACTCGAGGTGGGATCCGTCCTTGGTCTCGACCAATAGGAACTGAGTCTCCAGCGGAATTTCGCTCCCTC
This genomic interval from Rhodamnia argentea isolate NSW1041297 chromosome 4, ASM2092103v1, whole genome shotgun sequence contains the following:
- the LOC115757358 gene encoding probable galactinol--sucrose galactosyltransferase 6 isoform X2; the protein is MTIKPAVRISDRKLIVKDRTILTGVPDNVVAASGSSSGTVEGVFLGAVFDKEDSRQVVPVGVLRDVRFMACFRFKLWWMAQKMGDRGSEIPLETQFLLVETKDGSHLESDEGNEENQIVYTVFLPLIEGPFRACLQGNERDELQLCLESGDVETKASSFNHSVFIHSGTDPFATIFEAIRAVKLHLKTFRQRHEKKLPGIVDYFGWCTWDAFYQDVTQEGVEAGLASLAAGGTPPKFVIIDDGWQSVGTDPVAEESSEGEKKQQLLRLTGIKENAKFQKKDDPAVGIKNIVNTAKNKHGLKYVYVWHAITGYWGGVRPGVKEMEEYGSLMKYPSLSKGVIENEPTWKHDAIALQGLGLVNPKNVYKFYNELHSYLASAGIDGVKVDVQCILETLGAGLGGRVELTRQYHQALDASVARNFPDNGCIACMSHNTDALYCSKQTAIVRASDDFYPRDPVSHTIHIAAVAYNSVFLGDFMQTDWDMFHSVHPAAEYHASARAISGGPIYVSDAPGKHNFELLKKLVLPDGSVLRARLPGRPTRDCLFSDPARDGVSLLKIWNMNKYTGVLGVYNCQGAAWNMMERKNTFHQTKTEAITGYIRGRDVHLISEAATDPTWSGDCAMYCHKSGDLVVLPYNTAMPVSLKVLEHDMLTITPIKVLAPGFSFAPLGLINMFNAGGAIEGLRYEVKGGAELSELETEYAGEGNVMGEQRVENRSNELVGIVHMEVKGCGKFGAYSSTRPKSCKLGTNEVEFEYDAASGLLNLDLDHLPEEAQRVHAIEVEL
- the LOC115757358 gene encoding probable galactinol--sucrose galactosyltransferase 6 isoform X1, with protein sequence MVSPLKYNSRFASINTRPVLRSLSSLSSSFACSLTVSNAVAYRSTHSGFGTCRHRSKRALRISAFQRTEPGGRSDKLGKGEMTIKPAVRISDRKLIVKDRTILTGVPDNVVAASGSSSGTVEGVFLGAVFDKEDSRQVVPVGVLRDVRFMACFRFKLWWMAQKMGDRGSEIPLETQFLLVETKDGSHLESDEGNEENQIVYTVFLPLIEGPFRACLQGNERDELQLCLESGDVETKASSFNHSVFIHSGTDPFATIFEAIRAVKLHLKTFRQRHEKKLPGIVDYFGWCTWDAFYQDVTQEGVEAGLASLAAGGTPPKFVIIDDGWQSVGTDPVAEESSEGEKKQQLLRLTGIKENAKFQKKDDPAVGIKNIVNTAKNKHGLKYVYVWHAITGYWGGVRPGVKEMEEYGSLMKYPSLSKGVIENEPTWKHDAIALQGLGLVNPKNVYKFYNELHSYLASAGIDGVKVDVQCILETLGAGLGGRVELTRQYHQALDASVARNFPDNGCIACMSHNTDALYCSKQTAIVRASDDFYPRDPVSHTIHIAAVAYNSVFLGDFMQTDWDMFHSVHPAAEYHASARAISGGPIYVSDAPGKHNFELLKKLVLPDGSVLRARLPGRPTRDCLFSDPARDGVSLLKIWNMNKYTGVLGVYNCQGAAWNMMERKNTFHQTKTEAITGYIRGRDVHLISEAATDPTWSGDCAMYCHKSGDLVVLPYNTAMPVSLKVLEHDMLTITPIKVLAPGFSFAPLGLINMFNAGGAIEGLRYEVKGGAELSELETEYAGEGNVMGEQRVENRSNELVGIVHMEVKGCGKFGAYSSTRPKSCKLGTNEVEFEYDAASGLLNLDLDHLPEEAQRVHAIEVEL